The following are encoded together in the Serratia sp. UGAL515B_01 genome:
- the thiB gene encoding thiamine ABC transporter substrate binding subunit produces the protein MVKKYLPYLLLLAAMPALAKQTLTVYTYDAFAAEWGPGAAVKKAFEAECNCELKFVALEDGVSLLNRLRMEGKNSPADVVLGLDNNLLHAAQQTDLFATSNVDTNKLNIPSGWQNKTFVPFDYGYFAFVYNQDKLKNPPKSLKELVSSDQPWKIIYQDPRTSTPGLGLLLWVQKVYGDEAPQAWQKLAKKTVTVTKGWSEAYNLFLKGEGDMVLSYTTSPAYHLIEEKKDNYRSANFSEGHYLQIEVAGKLKASKQPELAERFMEFIVSPAFQNTIPTGSWMYPVINTQLPAGFEQMTQPQKALEFSAEEVAQQRNNWIRAWQTAVSH, from the coding sequence GTGGTCAAAAAATACCTACCCTACCTATTACTGCTCGCGGCAATGCCAGCGCTGGCAAAGCAAACGCTGACGGTCTATACCTATGATGCCTTCGCCGCCGAATGGGGGCCCGGTGCCGCGGTGAAAAAAGCCTTTGAGGCTGAATGCAACTGCGAACTGAAATTCGTTGCCTTGGAAGACGGCGTTTCGTTACTCAATCGCCTGCGTATGGAAGGTAAGAACAGTCCTGCCGACGTAGTTCTTGGGCTAGACAATAACCTGTTGCATGCCGCACAACAAACCGATTTGTTCGCTACCAGTAATGTCGATACCAACAAACTCAACATACCTAGCGGCTGGCAAAACAAAACTTTTGTACCTTTTGATTATGGATACTTTGCCTTTGTCTATAACCAAGACAAGCTGAAAAACCCACCTAAAAGCCTAAAAGAGCTGGTCAGTAGCGACCAACCTTGGAAGATCATCTACCAAGACCCGCGAACCAGTACGCCCGGGCTTGGCCTGCTGCTCTGGGTACAAAAAGTGTATGGTGATGAAGCGCCTCAAGCCTGGCAAAAACTGGCGAAAAAAACGGTTACCGTGACTAAAGGATGGAGTGAAGCTTACAACCTGTTTCTGAAAGGCGAAGGCGACATGGTGCTGAGCTATACCACCTCCCCCGCCTACCACCTGATAGAAGAGAAAAAAGATAACTATAGATCGGCAAATTTCAGTGAAGGACATTACCTGCAAATTGAAGTGGCAGGAAAGTTGAAAGCCAGCAAGCAGCCGGAACTGGCTGAACGTTTTATGGAGTTTATAGTTTCACCGGCTTTCCAGAATACCATTCCTACCGGTAGCTGGATGTATCCCGTCATCAACACGCAACTACCTGCCGGTTTTGAACAGATGACACAGCCACAGAAGGCGTTGGAATTCAGCGCAGAAGAAGTCGCACAGCAACGCAACAACTGGATACGTGCATGGCAAACCGCCGTCAGCCACTGA
- the leuB gene encoding 3-isopropylmalate dehydrogenase: protein MTKTYHIAVLPGDGIGPEVMSQAHKVLDAVRQRFGIRITTSEYDVGGIAIDRHGTPLPAATIAGCEQADAILFGSVGGPKWEHLPPAEQPERGALLPLRKHFKLFSNLRPARLYQGLEDFCPLRADIAARGFDILCVRELTGGIYFGQPKGREGQGMHEHAFDTEVYYRFEIERIARIAFESARKRHHKVTSIDKANVLQSSVLWREVVSQVAKEYPNVSLSHMYIDNATMQLIKDPSQFDVMLCSNLFGDILSDECAMITGSMGMLPSASLDEQGFGLYEPAGGSAPDIAGKNIANPIAQILSATLLLRYSLGADEAADAIERAINQALEQGYRTADLAGGGKAIGTNEMGDIIARFVAQGA, encoded by the coding sequence ATGACGAAGACTTACCATATTGCCGTCTTACCCGGAGACGGAATCGGCCCGGAAGTAATGTCCCAAGCACATAAAGTTTTGGATGCTGTCCGCCAGCGTTTTGGTATCCGCATCACCACCAGCGAGTACGACGTTGGAGGTATCGCCATCGATCGTCATGGCACACCGTTACCAGCAGCAACCATCGCTGGTTGTGAACAAGCCGATGCCATTTTATTCGGCTCAGTTGGTGGCCCAAAATGGGAACATCTGCCACCGGCAGAGCAACCTGAGCGCGGCGCACTGTTACCTCTGCGTAAACATTTTAAACTGTTTAGTAACCTGCGCCCCGCACGTCTATACCAGGGGCTAGAGGACTTTTGCCCACTGCGTGCCGACATAGCAGCAAGGGGTTTCGATATTCTGTGCGTTCGTGAGCTGACCGGCGGGATCTATTTTGGTCAGCCAAAGGGGCGTGAAGGCCAAGGTATGCATGAGCATGCTTTCGACACCGAAGTCTATTACCGCTTTGAGATCGAACGTATTGCGCGAATCGCCTTTGAATCTGCGCGTAAACGTCACCATAAAGTCACGTCTATTGATAAAGCTAACGTCTTGCAAAGTTCGGTTTTGTGGCGTGAAGTGGTTTCTCAAGTGGCGAAAGAATATCCTAATGTGTCGCTGTCACATATGTATATCGACAATGCCACCATGCAGTTAATCAAAGATCCATCCCAGTTCGATGTCATGCTGTGCTCTAACCTGTTCGGCGATATTCTGTCTGACGAATGCGCCATGATCACCGGTTCAATGGGTATGTTGCCGTCTGCCAGCCTGGATGAACAAGGCTTTGGCCTCTACGAACCCGCTGGGGGTTCTGCACCAGATATTGCGGGCAAAAATATCGCCAATCCGATAGCACAAATTCTGTCGGCCACTCTGTTGCTGCGTTACAGCCTAGGGGCAGATGAAGCTGCAGATGCAATTGAACGCGCTATCAATCAGGCATTGGAACAAGGTTATCGTACTGCCGATCTGGCAGGTGGTGGCAAAGCAATAGGTACGAATGAAATGGGTGATATTATTGCCCGCTTTGTGGCTCAGGGAGCATAA
- a CDS encoding DASS family sodium-coupled anion symporter, which produces MDKLTPLKPVPSLCAIIVALVIWFVIPVPAGVTPNAWHLLALFIGTIIAIIGKAMPIGAVSIIAIALVAVTGVTNPGNPGAALDDALSGFSNQLIWLIGFSIMISLSLNKTGLGARIGYYFISLFGKKTLGVAYALTLAETVLAPVTPSNTARGGGIIHPIMKSIADSFASKPELNTSGKIGRYLALVNYNINPVSSAMFITATAPNPLIVNLIAKGTGSEFELTWSMWAVAALVPGICSLIMVPLVVYLLYPPEIKSTPDAPRFALEKLQALGKITLPEKITLGVFALLLFLWAGIPAMIFGSSLAVNPTTAALIGLAVLLATGVLSWEDVLKHKGAWDTVVWFAALVMMATYLGKLGLIEWLSQTVGAGIKSMGMSWVGGTILLTLIYLYSHYFFASATAHVTAMFAAFFAAGIALGAPPALLGLILAFSSSLMMSLTHYGTGTAPIIFGSGYTTLGEWWKTGFVMSVVNLLIWMVIGGLWWKWLGYW; this is translated from the coding sequence ATGGACAAACTAACACCGCTCAAGCCTGTTCCTTCCCTTTGTGCCATTATCGTCGCGCTGGTCATCTGGTTTGTGATCCCGGTGCCTGCTGGGGTTACTCCTAACGCCTGGCATTTGTTGGCGCTCTTTATTGGTACCATTATTGCCATCATAGGCAAGGCGATGCCGATTGGTGCCGTTTCCATCATTGCCATTGCGCTGGTCGCCGTAACAGGTGTAACCAATCCAGGTAACCCTGGAGCAGCGCTTGATGACGCGTTAAGCGGTTTCTCCAACCAACTGATTTGGTTAATCGGTTTTTCTATCATGATTTCACTCAGTCTGAATAAAACCGGATTGGGTGCGCGCATTGGTTACTATTTCATTTCGTTATTTGGCAAAAAAACATTGGGGGTTGCCTATGCGTTAACTTTGGCTGAAACCGTGCTGGCACCGGTGACGCCAAGTAATACAGCTCGTGGCGGTGGGATTATTCACCCAATCATGAAATCTATTGCCGATAGTTTTGCCTCAAAGCCTGAACTCAATACTTCTGGCAAAATTGGCCGCTACCTTGCACTGGTGAACTACAACATCAATCCGGTTAGCTCTGCAATGTTTATTACGGCAACGGCGCCTAATCCACTGATTGTTAACCTTATCGCTAAAGGCACTGGTTCTGAGTTCGAACTGACCTGGTCGATGTGGGCGGTTGCTGCTCTGGTGCCTGGGATCTGTTCGCTGATAATGGTGCCGTTAGTGGTGTATCTGCTCTATCCACCGGAAATTAAAAGTACGCCTGATGCACCGCGTTTTGCCCTAGAGAAGCTCCAAGCACTCGGTAAGATAACGTTGCCCGAGAAAATTACACTGGGCGTGTTTGCTTTGTTGCTGTTCCTATGGGCAGGGATCCCTGCCATGATTTTTGGCTCGTCGTTGGCAGTTAACCCAACCACTGCCGCGTTGATTGGCCTGGCAGTCTTGCTGGCAACAGGGGTATTGAGCTGGGAAGACGTACTCAAACATAAAGGGGCCTGGGATACAGTCGTCTGGTTTGCCGCATTGGTTATGATGGCAACCTATTTGGGTAAACTGGGCTTGATAGAATGGCTTTCACAAACGGTGGGAGCAGGTATCAAAAGTATGGGAATGAGTTGGGTTGGCGGGACAATTTTACTGACGCTTATCTACCTGTATTCGCATTATTTCTTTGCCAGTGCTACCGCGCACGTTACGGCGATGTTTGCCGCGTTCTTTGCCGCTGGCATTGCTCTTGGCGCTCCCCCTGCGCTGCTTGGCTTGATCCTGGCTTTCTCTTCCTCACTGATGATGTCATTGACCCATTATGGCACCGGTACTGCGCCGATCATCTTTGGTTCGGGTTATACGACATTGGGAGAATGGTGGAAAACCGGTTTTGTTATGAGTGTGGTCAACCTGTTGATCTGGATGGTGATTGGTGGGTTGTGGTGGAAGTGGTTGGGGTACTGGTAA
- the leuA gene encoding 2-isopropylmalate synthase encodes MSQQVIIFDTTLRDGEQALQASLSVKEKIQIAMALERMGVDVMEVGFPVSSPGDFESVQTIARQIKNSRVCGLARCVDKDIDVAAEALRVAEAFRIHVFLATSTLHIESKLKRSFDEVLEMAVRSVKRARNYTDDVEFSCEDAGRTPIDNLCRVVEAAINAGATTINIPDTVGYTTPNQFGGIITTLYNRVPNIDKAIISVHCHDDLGMAVGNSIAAVQAGARQVEGTLNGIGERAGNCSLEEVIMAIKVRQDIMNVHTNINHQEIYRTSQLVSQLCNMPIPANKAIVGSNAFAHSSGIHQDGVLKNRENYEIMTPQTIGLKDVQLNLTSRSGRAAVKHRMEEMGYKEQDYDLDVLYTAFLKLADKKGQVFDYDLEALAFINKQQEEPEQFSLEYFSVQSGSSIMATASVKLICGNEEKSEAATGNGPVDAVYQAINRITEYPIELVKYQLTAKGQGRDALGQVDIVVSYNGRRFHGVGLATDIVESSAKAMIHVLNNIWRSQQVEKEKQRLQQNKHQNNQETV; translated from the coding sequence ATGAGCCAACAAGTCATTATTTTCGATACCACATTACGTGATGGAGAGCAGGCATTACAGGCAAGCCTGAGCGTAAAGGAAAAGATTCAGATCGCCATGGCGCTGGAAAGGATGGGGGTCGATGTAATGGAGGTCGGTTTCCCGGTTTCTTCCCCTGGTGATTTTGAGTCCGTACAGACCATCGCACGCCAGATCAAAAATAGCCGAGTTTGCGGCCTGGCTCGCTGTGTTGATAAAGACATCGACGTCGCTGCCGAAGCGTTGCGCGTTGCCGAAGCTTTCCGTATCCACGTGTTCCTGGCCACCTCTACCTTACATATCGAATCAAAATTAAAACGTTCTTTCGACGAAGTTCTGGAGATGGCAGTACGTTCCGTGAAACGTGCCCGCAATTATACCGATGACGTTGAGTTCTCTTGTGAAGATGCAGGCCGCACGCCGATTGATAACCTGTGCCGAGTAGTCGAGGCCGCAATCAATGCTGGTGCTACCACCATCAATATTCCAGATACTGTCGGTTACACCACACCGAATCAGTTTGGCGGCATCATCACTACACTGTATAACCGCGTACCTAACATTGATAAAGCCATTATTTCCGTTCACTGTCACGACGATTTAGGTATGGCAGTGGGTAACTCTATAGCCGCAGTGCAGGCGGGGGCACGGCAGGTGGAAGGAACATTGAACGGTATTGGCGAACGTGCCGGTAACTGTTCACTGGAAGAAGTGATCATGGCGATCAAGGTCCGTCAGGACATTATGAATGTGCACACTAATATCAATCATCAGGAAATTTACCGTACCAGCCAGTTAGTCAGTCAACTGTGCAATATGCCAATCCCGGCCAATAAGGCTATCGTAGGCTCCAATGCCTTCGCGCACTCATCAGGCATCCATCAGGATGGCGTGTTGAAAAATCGTGAGAACTACGAAATCATGACACCGCAGACCATTGGTCTGAAAGATGTGCAGTTAAATTTGACCTCGCGTTCCGGCCGTGCTGCGGTAAAACACCGTATGGAAGAGATGGGCTACAAGGAACAGGATTACGATCTGGACGTTCTGTACACCGCTTTCCTGAAATTAGCCGACAAGAAAGGCCAAGTTTTTGATTACGATCTGGAAGCATTGGCTTTCATCAATAAGCAGCAGGAAGAGCCAGAGCAGTTCAGCCTGGAATACTTCAGCGTACAGTCCGGTAGCAGCATTATGGCAACCGCTTCGGTCAAGCTGATCTGCGGTAATGAAGAGAAATCAGAAGCCGCTACCGGAAATGGCCCGGTAGATGCCGTTTACCAAGCCATCAACCGCATTACCGAATACCCTATTGAACTGGTAAAATACCAACTGACCGCTAAAGGTCAGGGACGCGACGCGTTAGGTCAGGTTGATATCGTGGTTTCTTATAACGGCCGCCGTTTTCACGGCGTTGGTCTGGCAACCGACATTGTTGAATCTTCTGCCAAGGCAATGATTCACGTGCTGAATAATATTTGGCGCTCACAGCAGGTAGAAAAAGAAAAACAGCGTCTGCAGCAAAATAAACATCAAAATAATCAGGAAACGGTGTGA
- the leuO gene encoding transcriptional regulator LeuO encodes MSEYNSGTVLEKENSDIHLRSVDLNLLTVFDAVMQMQNITRAANSLGMSQPAVSNAVARLKVMFNDELFVRFGRGIQPTMRARQLFGPVRQALQLVQNELPGAGFDALSSERTFVLSICSPLDIRLTAKIINNVKKMAPNVRLQTKSDLSKNIEHQLRYQEMDFVIGYTRFEQPDFQNITLFDDELILVAAHSHPRLLNSLTQEQLLAEQHAVISLERFCSFSKPYYREEVIQRVITQQCTDLFSVLNIVSMTEMVAITPRWFAQQHAEMLGLKLIQLPWKKKSVACYLSWHESAERDKGHQWMKSVLSQSELLR; translated from the coding sequence ATGTCTGAATATAATTCAGGAACTGTCTTGGAAAAAGAAAACAGTGATATTCACCTGCGTAGCGTGGACCTTAATTTGCTTACTGTTTTTGATGCCGTCATGCAGATGCAGAATATTACTCGTGCGGCAAATTCGTTGGGTATGTCACAGCCTGCGGTAAGTAATGCGGTAGCGCGTTTGAAAGTTATGTTCAACGATGAGCTTTTTGTTCGTTTTGGCCGTGGGATCCAACCCACTATGCGTGCGCGCCAGCTTTTTGGTCCCGTACGGCAGGCATTGCAATTGGTCCAAAATGAGCTGCCTGGAGCAGGTTTTGATGCCCTGAGCAGCGAGCGTACTTTTGTGCTCTCTATTTGTAGCCCGCTAGACATACGTCTGACAGCCAAAATAATCAACAACGTCAAAAAAATGGCACCTAATGTGCGGTTGCAGACAAAATCCGATTTAAGTAAGAACATTGAGCACCAGTTACGTTACCAAGAAATGGATTTCGTTATTGGTTATACCCGCTTTGAACAGCCTGACTTTCAAAATATTACATTATTTGATGATGAGTTAATCCTGGTTGCGGCACACTCACATCCACGGTTGTTGAATAGTCTTACCCAAGAACAACTGTTGGCTGAGCAGCATGCAGTCATTTCGTTAGAACGTTTCTGCTCTTTTAGTAAACCCTACTACCGAGAAGAAGTGATACAGCGGGTTATCACGCAACAATGTACCGATCTTTTCAGCGTATTGAATATTGTTTCAATGACTGAAATGGTGGCAATTACCCCGCGATGGTTTGCTCAGCAACATGCGGAAATGCTCGGTTTAAAATTAATTCAATTGCCATGGAAAAAGAAAAGTGTGGCTTGTTATCTTTCTTGGCATGAGTCCGCTGAACGTGATAAGGGACATCAATGGATGAAGTCCGTGCTGAGTCAATCTGAATTATTGCGTTAA
- the leuC gene encoding 3-isopropylmalate dehydratase large subunit, whose translation MAKTLYQKLYDAHVVHEAPNETPLLYIDRHLVHEVTSPQAFDGLRAMGRKVRQPSKTFATMDHNVSTQTKDINASGEMARIQMQELIKNCAEFGVSLYDLNHPFQGIVHVIGPEQGMTLPGMTIVCGDSHTATHGAFGSLAFGIGTSEVEHVLATQTLKQGRAKTMKIEVTGDAAEGITAKDIVLAVIGKTGSAGGTGHVVEFCGKAIEQLTMEGRMTLCNMAIEMGAKAGLVAPDETTFSYLKGRQFAPTGDNWEQAVAYWRTLKSDADAQFDTVVTLRAEDIAPQVTWGTNPGQVIAVDQMIPTPDSFSDPVERASAEKALAYMDLKPGIKLTEVPIDKVFIGSCTNSRIEDLRAAAAIAKGRKVAAGVQAIVVPGSGPVKAQAEAEGLDKIFIEAGFEWRLPGCSMCLAMNNDRLNPGERCASTSNRNFEGRQGRGGRTHLVSPAMAAAAAVTGHFADIRELH comes from the coding sequence ATGGCTAAGACGTTATATCAGAAATTATACGATGCCCACGTGGTTCATGAAGCGCCTAATGAAACACCACTGTTGTATATCGATCGCCATCTGGTACATGAAGTAACCTCTCCACAGGCTTTTGATGGTCTACGAGCAATGGGCCGTAAAGTACGCCAACCTAGCAAAACGTTTGCCACCATGGATCACAACGTTTCAACCCAGACGAAAGACATCAATGCCAGTGGTGAAATGGCACGTATTCAAATGCAGGAGCTGATCAAGAACTGCGCGGAATTCGGTGTCTCACTGTACGACCTGAATCACCCTTTCCAAGGGATTGTCCATGTTATCGGCCCTGAGCAAGGCATGACGCTGCCGGGCATGACTATTGTGTGCGGCGATTCCCATACAGCAACACACGGTGCTTTCGGTTCGTTAGCCTTTGGTATTGGCACCTCAGAAGTTGAACACGTATTGGCAACCCAGACCCTGAAACAGGGACGTGCCAAGACGATGAAAATTGAAGTAACGGGTGATGCCGCTGAAGGCATTACAGCAAAAGACATTGTGTTGGCGGTGATAGGTAAAACCGGCAGTGCTGGTGGTACAGGTCACGTTGTCGAGTTCTGTGGTAAAGCGATCGAGCAACTGACCATGGAAGGCCGTATGACGCTGTGTAACATGGCAATTGAAATGGGGGCAAAAGCTGGCCTGGTTGCTCCAGATGAAACCACCTTCAGTTACCTGAAAGGCCGTCAGTTTGCACCCACCGGTGACAACTGGGAGCAAGCAGTTGCCTATTGGCGCACGCTGAAATCTGATGCGGATGCGCAATTTGATACTGTTGTCACCTTACGTGCAGAAGACATCGCCCCGCAGGTTACTTGGGGAACCAACCCTGGTCAGGTTATCGCTGTCGATCAGATGATTCCAACGCCTGACTCCTTCAGCGATCCCGTTGAGCGGGCTTCAGCCGAAAAAGCGTTGGCTTACATGGATCTGAAACCTGGCATTAAGCTGACTGAAGTTCCCATCGACAAAGTGTTTATCGGTTCCTGTACTAACTCACGTATTGAAGATCTGCGCGCTGCGGCAGCCATCGCCAAAGGCAGGAAGGTAGCGGCTGGCGTTCAGGCTATCGTGGTACCGGGATCAGGCCCGGTAAAAGCTCAGGCGGAAGCAGAAGGTTTAGACAAAATCTTTATCGAAGCGGGTTTTGAATGGCGCCTACCGGGCTGCTCCATGTGTCTGGCAATGAACAATGACCGTCTAAACCCAGGCGAACGCTGTGCATCTACCAGCAACCGTAACTTCGAAGGCCGTCAGGGCCGGGGTGGCCGAACTCATTTGGTCAGCCCGGCGATGGCCGCTGCTGCTGCTGTTACCGGCCATTTTGCCGATATCCGTGAATTACACTAA
- the leuD gene encoding 3-isopropylmalate dehydratase small subunit, whose amino-acid sequence MAKFTQHTGLVVPLDAANVDTDAIIPKQFLQKVTRTGFGQHLFNDWRFLDDAGQQPNPEFVLNKPRYKGASILLARENFGCGSSREHAPWALSDYGFKVVIAPSFADIFYGNAFNNQLLPVTLTEQDIDALFKLVEESEGIKFVVDLENQTVNAGGKSYPFEIDSFRRHCMINGLDSIGLTLQHEAEISRFEAQQPAFLN is encoded by the coding sequence GTGGCTAAATTTACTCAACATACCGGCTTAGTGGTGCCTCTGGATGCGGCTAACGTCGATACCGACGCCATTATTCCCAAGCAGTTTCTACAAAAAGTAACGCGTACAGGCTTTGGTCAACACCTGTTCAATGATTGGCGTTTTCTGGATGACGCAGGCCAACAGCCAAACCCAGAGTTTGTTCTGAACAAGCCGCGTTACAAAGGGGCCAGCATTCTGTTAGCGCGAGAAAACTTTGGCTGTGGTTCATCACGCGAGCATGCCCCTTGGGCACTGAGCGATTATGGCTTTAAAGTGGTGATAGCTCCTAGCTTCGCGGATATTTTCTACGGTAATGCGTTTAACAACCAGTTACTGCCGGTCACACTGACCGAACAGGACATCGATGCACTGTTTAAACTGGTAGAAGAAAGCGAAGGCATAAAGTTCGTTGTCGATCTGGAAAACCAGACGGTGAACGCTGGCGGCAAAAGCTACCCATTTGAGATTGATAGCTTCCGTCGCCATTGCATGATTAACGGTTTGGACAGTATTGGGTTGACACTGCAGCACGAAGCGGAGATCTCTCGCTTTGAAGCGCAGCAACCCGCATTTCTGAACTAA
- the sgrR gene encoding HTH-type transcriptional regulator SgrR produces the protein MPTSRLQQQFIRLWQYCQGLPTETTLQELAEVLSCSRRHMRSLLGTMQQAGWLTWQSESGRGKRSLLKFHYTGLALRQQWAEELLEQDHIDQLVQLVGDKNAVRQMLLSQLGRSFRLGKHILRVLYYRQLYNLLPGSALRRSETHLARQIFNGLTRVNEENGELTSDLSHHWQTITPLHWRFYLRPAIHFHHGRELEMEDVIYSLSRLKPQSLFSHISQIVSPTPHVIDVHLHTPDYWLPWLLASVHAMILPREWQSLPDFARHPIGTGPYRVIRNHQSQMKIHAFDDYFGYRALIDEVNIWVLPEVSEALVHCGVQLQGDDTGNNELESRLEEGCYFLLFDQRSMLAAAPEIRRWLCELINPIALLSHAGPLYQRYWAPAYGILPRWLHNRALGLQPKPAGLSALTLTFYSEHSEFHAIQQAMAALLVEHDIKLNVQIVSYDTWHKGGAESDLWLGSANFTLPLEFSLFATLYELPLIQHCLSEDITRDAALWRKNCLPMAEFCQRLVSSHQLHPLFHHWLQLHGQRSMRGVRMNTLGWFDFKSAWFAPPET, from the coding sequence ATGCCCACATCGCGCTTACAACAGCAATTTATTCGCCTATGGCAGTACTGCCAAGGCTTACCAACCGAAACCACACTGCAGGAATTGGCAGAAGTGCTCAGTTGTTCACGTCGCCATATGCGTTCTCTTCTAGGGACCATGCAGCAGGCAGGCTGGCTGACCTGGCAGAGTGAGTCAGGACGCGGGAAGCGTTCGCTGCTAAAATTCCACTACACGGGTCTGGCTCTGCGACAACAGTGGGCCGAAGAGTTACTGGAGCAGGATCACATTGACCAGCTTGTTCAACTGGTCGGGGATAAAAATGCAGTACGCCAGATGTTGCTTTCGCAGTTAGGGCGCAGTTTTCGGCTGGGTAAGCATATCCTTCGTGTTCTTTACTATCGCCAGCTTTACAACCTGTTACCCGGTTCGGCACTACGCCGTTCAGAAACGCACCTGGCGAGGCAGATATTTAACGGTTTGACGCGCGTAAATGAGGAAAATGGGGAACTAACATCAGATTTATCACACCACTGGCAAACGATTACTCCGCTCCATTGGCGCTTTTATCTTCGCCCGGCAATCCATTTTCATCACGGCCGTGAATTGGAAATGGAGGATGTTATCTATTCGTTGAGTCGCCTGAAGCCACAATCTCTGTTTTCCCATATAAGCCAGATTGTTTCGCCAACGCCCCATGTTATCGATGTGCATTTACACACACCTGATTATTGGCTTCCTTGGCTGTTAGCCAGCGTGCATGCCATGATCCTGCCGCGTGAATGGCAAAGCCTGCCAGATTTTGCCCGCCATCCGATCGGTACAGGCCCTTATCGTGTCATACGCAATCATCAAAGCCAGATGAAAATCCACGCCTTTGATGACTATTTTGGCTATCGCGCGCTGATCGACGAAGTCAATATCTGGGTCTTACCGGAAGTGAGTGAAGCATTAGTACACTGCGGCGTACAATTGCAAGGGGATGATACGGGCAATAATGAATTGGAAAGCCGCTTGGAGGAAGGTTGCTACTTCCTGCTGTTTGACCAGCGCTCAATGCTGGCCGCAGCCCCTGAGATCCGCCGTTGGCTATGCGAGCTGATCAATCCAATCGCACTACTGAGTCACGCTGGCCCGTTGTATCAGCGTTACTGGGCACCGGCTTATGGAATTCTGCCTCGCTGGTTACATAATCGTGCGTTAGGGCTGCAACCCAAACCCGCAGGATTGAGTGCGTTGACACTGACGTTCTACAGCGAGCATTCTGAGTTTCATGCCATTCAGCAAGCCATGGCGGCGCTTCTGGTCGAGCATGATATCAAACTTAATGTACAAATCGTCAGCTACGACACCTGGCATAAAGGCGGTGCAGAAAGCGATCTGTGGCTTGGTAGCGCCAATTTTACTCTGCCATTGGAGTTTTCACTGTTTGCCACATTGTATGAATTACCGCTAATCCAACACTGTCTGAGTGAAGATATTACCCGGGATGCCGCACTGTGGCGCAAGAACTGCCTGCCAATGGCGGAATTTTGTCAGCGTCTGGTCAGCAGCCACCAGCTACATCCCTTGTTTCACCACTGGCTGCAACTACACGGCCAACGCAGTATGCGTGGAGTTAGGATGAACACCCTCGGTTGGTTTGATTTTAAATCTGCCTGGTTTGCGCCACCGGAAACATAA